Proteins from a genomic interval of Lycium ferocissimum isolate CSIRO_LF1 chromosome 2, AGI_CSIRO_Lferr_CH_V1, whole genome shotgun sequence:
- the LOC132046906 gene encoding probable disease resistance protein At5g66900, with product MAASLFGGAALGPVFDILYKAVFDVGINIATFRSKFLSLKQTLIDIGPVFADIERLSKALDGRDEEVEMFRKRLMKGEELVRKCSKTKCYDALKKWKYSKDLTKLESSLVKFCQMHGLIQVCRDTKMILVECKKHGKKLDEVHSMMRNMSLMGSGSSSIGFTNSSGSSGWMSGGGSSFGSSNGNGFSGWADVPQVPDSVVGFEVPIQELKLKLLDEKNKVVVLSAPAGCGKTTLAAMFCQQDDIKDKYKSIFFVTVTKTPNIKRIVGEIFEKKDCKVPEFSTEQDAICQLNNLLRRIASQPVLLVLDDVWFESDFDIENFVFQIRGFKILVTSRFVFPKFYTYKLNLLSEKDAKALFCTSAFKDSIPNVRLDLVHKVVRSCGGFPLALRVVGRSLCGQPEVIWFNRVMMQSKRQILFPTENDLLRSLQASIDALDEKVLYSSRETTTLRDCYLDLGSFPEDQRIHPAALLDMWVERYNLDEDGMNAMTIFFELSSQNLVNLALARKDAPAVVGLQNLHYIQQHDMLRELVIHQCDEKPVEERMRIYINIKGNDFPTWWFEQRHQPLEAEVLSIITDKDFSSEWYDVQCPKVEVLVLNFETSTYNLPPFVVQMSQLKTLIMTNNGFFPAKLNNFQLCSLLNLKRINLERISVTLIFTSNLQLPNLLKISLIMCEIGEAFENSAANMPYMWPKLVEMNIEYCNDLVEVPAEICDLVDLKRLSICYCPELVALPEELGRLTNLEVLRLHSCTKLAELPKSIVKLNRLGFLDVYDCVDMDCLPMEMDQLCSLRTVCMGSRLGFTELPNSVLKLVQLEDVVCDEETASLWEYFKEYLRNLRITVIKEDINLNLLHKSLFI from the exons ATGGCCGCAAGTCTCTTTGGAGGTGCTGCTTTGGGTCCAGTCTTTGACATACTATACAAAGCagtttttgatgttggtataaACATCGCCACTTtccgttccaaattcctcaGCTTAAAGCAGACATTAATAGACATCGGACCAGTTTTCGCTGATATTGAGAGGCTAAGCAAAGCTCTAGATGGCCGAGACGAAGAAGTAGAGATGTTTAGGAAGCGCCTGATGAAAGGTGAAGAGCTAGTTCGCAAGTGTTCCAAGACTAAATGCTACGATGCGCTGAAGAAGTGGAAGTACTCCAAGGATCTGACCAAGTTGGAAAGTTCACTGGTTAAGTTCTGCCAGATGCACGGGTTAATTCAGGTGTGTAGAGATACTAAAATGATTCTGGTTGAGTGTAAAAAACATGGTAAGAAATTGGACGAGGTTCACTCGATGATGAGAAATATGTCGTTGATGGGATCGGGTAGTAGTAGTATTGGGTTTACAAATTCTAGTGGGTCTTCAGGGTGGATGAGTGGTGGTGGTTCTAGTTTTGGCAGCTCAAATGGGAATGGGTTTTCAGGATGGGCTGATGTGCCCCAAGTTCCTGATTCTGTGGTTGGATTTGAAGTGCCAATTCAAGAATTGAAATTGAAGCTGCTTGATGAGAAAAATAAGGTGGTTGTTCTTTCTGCTCCTGCTGGATGTGGAAAGACTACTTTGGCAGCTATGTTTTGTCAACAGGATGATATCAAAG ACAAATACAAGAGCATCTTTTTTGTCACTGTTACCAAAACACCAAATATCAAACGCATTGTTGGGGAAATTTTCGAGAAGAAAGATTGCAAGGTGCCAGAGTTTTCTACTGAGCAAGACGCAATCTGCCAACTCAATAACCTCCTTAGACGAATTGCATCTCAACCTGTATTGCTGGTGCTGGATGATGTTTGGTTTGAATCAGATTTCGACATCGAGAATTTTGTATTTCAGATACGTGGATTTAAGATTCTGGTCACTTCGAGATTTGTGTTCCcaaaattttatacatataaattaAATCTTTTGAGCGAGAAGGATGCCAAGGCTCTCTTCTGCACTTCAGCTTTTAAAGATAGCATCCCTAATGTGCGACTTGATCTTGTTCATAAG GTTGTGAGAAGTTGCGGCGGTTTTCCACTGGCTCTACGAGTTGTAGGCCGTTCATTGTGTGGCCAGCCTGAGGTGATATGGTTTAACAGAGTAATGATGCAGTCTAAAAGACAAATTCTCTTCCCTACTGAGAATGATCTGCTTCGTTCTTTGCAAGCCAGCATCGATGCCTTGGATGAAAAAGTTCTTTACAGCAGCAGAGAAACAACTACATTAAGAGACTGCTACCTGGATTTAGGATCATTTCCTGAAGATCAAAGAATTCATCCTGCTGCTCTTTTGGATATGTGGGTGGAACGATACAATCTAGATGAAGATGGCATGAATGCAATGACCATCTTCTTTGAACTGTCTTCACAAAACCTGGTTAATCTCGCCCTTGCAAG AAAGGATGCACCAGCAGTTGTTGGCTTACAGAATTTACATTACATACAGCAGCATGATATGCTGAGAGAACTGGTCATCCACCAGTGTGATGAGAAGCCGGTAGAAGAGAGAATGAGAATATATATCAACATCAAGGGGAATGACTTTCCTACGTGGTGGTTTGAACAAAGACATCAGCCGCTTGAAGCGGAGGTTTTGTCTATAATCACAG ATAAAGATTTCTCTTCTGAGTGGTATGACGTGCAATGTCCTAAAGTTGAAGTACTTGTATTGAACTTTGAAACAAGTACATACAACTTACCCCCTTTTGTAGTACAAATGAGCCAATTGAAGACTCTGATTATGACAAATAATGGTTTCTTCCCAGCCAAATTGAATAACTTTCAGCTTTGTTCTCTGCTCAATCTTAAGAGAATCAACCTGGAACGCATTTCTGTTACATTGATTTTCACATCCAATTTGCAGCTACCAAATTTGCTCAAAATCTCCCTGATCATGTGTGAAATCGGGGAGGCATTTGAAAACTCTGCTGCCAACATGCCTTACATGTGGCCAAAACTCGTGGAGATGAATATCGAGTACTGCAACGACTTAGTAGAAGTACCGGCTGAAATATGTGATCTTGTTGATCTTAAAAGGCTCAGCATCTGTTATTGTCCCGAACTGGTTGCCCTTCCCGAAGAGCTTGGGAGGTTGACAAATTTGGAAGTACTAAGGCTTCATTCTTGCACAAAATTGGCTGAGTTGCCAAAATCAATTGTAAAACTTAATAGattgggatttcttgatgtATATGATTGTGTGGATATGGACTGCTTGCCAATGGAAATGGATCAACTCTGTTCTTTACGGACCGTCTGCATGGGAAGTCGCCTGGGGTTTACTGAGCTTCCCAATTCTGTGCTGAAACTAGTGCAGTTGGAAGATGTTGTATGTGATGAAGAAACAGCCTCTTTATGGGAATATTTTAAGGAATATCTGAGGAATCTGAGAATCACTGTGATAAAGGAAGATATCAATTTGAATTTGCTGCATAAATCATTATTTATCTGA